Proteins from one Hoplias malabaricus isolate fHopMal1 chromosome 2, fHopMal1.hap1, whole genome shotgun sequence genomic window:
- the LOC136687270 gene encoding uncharacterized protein CXorf38 homolog, which produces MVHEELLARLNEAGYKNWLKAGYCLLRVKEGLCEFMDQEMRTFHKTVIKNNTALQRGQTCRYNCRPKANQFQSACPVCDEWRNEILRHHTKPYGIINWGNCKPWLWPTEPWELAKAFMPRGHADKYRAEQCDAAALLNVLHLCDHFHFINQALVTQVIHCRNELMHSCEMQVSDQWMGRFQKSLQELIRHLHHIPAMNAASQQIHEMLSVDLSLNFPGVDSVDGEDTEEVEIESLSQWETELLRESIKEQLDNDEHEGRPVDLKKLQTLHRFLRGHKDLEKQFRTELDSIEVLEEQMQKSFNKER; this is translated from the exons ATGGTTCACGAAGAGTTATTAGCTCGTCTTAATGAAGCCGGGTATAAGAACTGGCTGAAGGCTGGCTACTGTCTGCTGAGGGTGAAGGAAGGTTTATGTGAATTTATGGATCAAGAGATGCGCACTTTTCACAAAACTGTGATCAAAAACAACACCGCTTTACAAAGAGGACAGACATGCAGATACAACTGCAGACCAAAGGCTAACCag TTTCAGTCAGCTTGCCCCGTCTGTGATGAATGGCGGAATGAAATATTGAGGCACCACACAAAGCCATATGGCATCATTAACTGGGGAAACTGCAAACCCTGGCTGTGGCCCACAGAACCCTGGGAACTGGCAAAG GCTTTTATGCCCAGAGGACACGCAGACAAATACCGAGCAGAGCAGTGTGATGCTGCAGCACTTCTCAATGTCCTCCACTTATGTGACCATTTCCACTTCATCAACCAGGCCCTTGTTACCCAG GTGATTCACTGTAGGAATGAGCTGATGCACTCATGTGAAATGCAGGTCTCTGATCAGTGGATGGGCAGGTTTCAGAAGAGTCTACAGGAGCTTATACGACACCTACACCACATTCCTGCCATGAATGCAGCAAGTCAACAAATACATGAG ATGTTGTCAGTAGATCTGTCACTGAATTTCCCTGGGGTGGACAGTGTGGATGGAGAGGATACAGAAGAAGTAGAGATCGAATCTCTCAGCCAGTGGGAGACTGAACTGCTCAGGGAAAGTATAAAAGAGCAGCTGGACAATGATGAACATGAAGGAAGACCTGTG GATCTGAAGAAACTACAGACGCTCCACAGATTTTTGAGAGGCCATAAAGATCTGGAGAAGCAGTTCAGGACAGAACTTGACAGCATTGAGGTTTTGGAGGAACAAATGCAGAAAAGTTTCAATAAGGAAAGATGA
- the LOC136677041 gene encoding protocadherin-8-like produces MEVRKMLAALSLVVIFGTWATRGTTTKYYTYEEDTPGTFIGNLSMDLNIDSSEDPNTSFRFMQECNSSFIHMRQSDGVLSVAERIDRESLCQRSPQCLITSDVVVFSKEKFNLIHVEIHVRDVNDHAPVFPSDTMELRIPEDVAVGTRFPLEPASDLDVGSNYIQSYQFLPNSHFSIEVRGREDGEKFAQLVLIKELDRELEDTYRLQVTANDGGSPPKTGSVTVHIKVLDSNDNSPQFEHSTLKVELPEDAPIGFLLVKVQASDRDEGVNGEVRYDFEGSVSEEIKNTFAIDPISGAVTVKSMVDFEERASYELKIQAYDLGTNSVPTTCTVIVDIVDVNDNAPQIKIKPMTSTSEEMAYITEAAAVESFVALISTTDRDSGANGYVRVSLHGHEHFRLQQAYGDTFMIITTSALDREKIPEYNLTIAAEDLGSPPFKTFKQYTIRVTDENDNPPLFSKSVYEISVMENKAPGSYIATLVARDTDEGTNSKVTYKIIENEVEGVLLSSLLSVDSASGTLYAVRSLDYEYVKQIDVPIQATDGGSPPLSSTALVKVRVVDENDNAPFITHPILINGSADVPLPYYAPAGYIALRVKARDMDDGVNAELSYTILEDEHALFSVNKISGEVALKQSPMFEYGDVLEIKVAVNDHGRTPLSCTATVRFIISDVEPLEEQVVVVLEASEEKEELDFETSLFIIVLLGVGCVTLLAAIVAVALSRRNAPRGGTISKMEGGSYFKKTPLPSHSIDSSDSNSFSGGSTTITEHISTTRDDTYSYEEEHSRDSDNKVFRPLFNKAKFEPVAIWQGDRYTLQMSGIGPTDQTSVKDSGKGDSDFNDSDSDASGEASRKMTSISHQRASSSFHPGPTDGPYRNRELPTHASSTHLGNGRYTIAYRTTAYGHHPVAPHQGPSWRDYSYNSMLPRASEQIPGSMCQKMGTLPPQFYYYQHKVQAHVDRQATSATEHMTDVNATPVTSF; encoded by the exons ATGGAGGTCAGAAAAATGTTAGCTGCTTTGAGTTTAGTTGTGATCTTTGGCACATGGGCAACAAGAGGAACCACCACAAAGTATTACACCTATGAAGAGGATACCCCAGGAACATTCATTGGGAATCTATCAATGGATCTGAACATAGACTCTTCTGAAGATCCCAACACAAGCTTCCGTTTCATGCAGGAGTGCaactcttcattcattcatatgcgCCAGAGTGACGGAGTCCTGTCAGTGGCAGAACGTATAGACCGAGAGAGCCTGTGCCAACGTTCTCCACAGTGCCTAATCACTTCAGATGTGGTGGTGTTCTCCAAGGAAAAGTTCAACCTGATCCACGTTGAGATCCATGTGAGAGATGTCAACGACCATGCTCCTGTCTTCCCAAGTGACACAATGGAGCTCCGGATCCCTGAAGATGTGGCTGTGGGCACACGCTTTCCATTAGAGCCTGCAAGTGACTTGGACGTAGGCAGCAATTACATCCAGAGTTATCAATTCCTTCCCAACTCCCATTTCAGCATTGAGGTGAGGGGCAGAGAAGATGGCGAAAAGTTTGCTCAGCTCGTGCTCATCAAGGAGCTGGACAGAGAGCTTGAGGACACTTACAGACTTCAGGTCACTGCAAATGATGGTGGAAGCCCTCCAAAGACTGGATCAGTGACGGTTCATATTAAGGTTCTGGACTCTAACGACAACAGCCCTCAGTTTGAGCACAGCACTCTTAAAGTTGAGCTCCCTGAAGATGCACCCATAGGTTTTCTTTTGGTCAAAGTGCAGGCATCTGACCGAGATGAGGGCGTGAATGGGGAGGTGCGTTACGACTTTGAAGGGAGTGTCTCTGAGGAGATCAAGAATACTTTTGCAATTGATCCCATCAGCGGGGCAGTGACCGTGAAATCCATGGTGGACTTTGAGGAGAGAGCTTCATATGAGTTAAAAATACAGGCATATGATTTGGGAACAAACTCAGTTCCAACAACTTGTACTGTCATTGTGGACATTGTGGATGTGAATGACAATGCTCCACAAATCAAGATCAAGCCCATGACTTCAACAAGTGAGGAGATGGCGTACATCACTGAAGCAGCAGCCGTGGAGAGCTTTGTGGCTCTCATCAGCACTACAGACCGAGACTCAGGTGCCAACGGGTATGTACGCGTAAGTCTGCATGGACATGAGCATTTCAGGCTGCAACAAGCATACGGCGACACTTTTATGATCATCACTACCTCAGCTTTGGACAGAGAGAAGATTCCTGAATATAATCTCACCATAGCTGCTGAGGATCTAGGTTCACCACCTTTTAAGACTTTTAAACAGTACACCATAAGAGTCACAGACGAGAATGACAACCCCCCACTTTTCAGTAAGTCAGTTTATGAAATTTCAGTAATGGAAAACAAAGCACCAGGATCCTACATTGCTACTTTAGTAGCTCGAGATACAGACGAGGGCACCAACAGCAAAGTCACATATAAAATCATTGAAAATGAAGTTGAAGGCGTCCTCCTGAGTTCCCTTCTCTCAGTGGACTCTGCTTCTGGAACTCTCTATGCAGTGAGATCTCTTGACTATGAGTATGTAAAGCAGATTGACGTTCCCATTCAAGCAACAGATGGGGGATCTCCTCCATTGTCAAGCACAGCTCTGGTGAAGGTCAGGGTAGTGGACGAGAATGACAATGCACCTTTCATCACACATCCCATTCTCATAAATGGCTCAGCAGATGTGCCTTTACCTTACTATGCACCGGCTGGTTACATTGCCCTGAGGGTCAAAGCAAGAGACATGGATGACGGGGTGAATGCTGAGCTATCCTACACCATCCTAGAAGATGAACATGCTCTGTTTTCTGTCAACAAAATTTCTGGCGAAGTTGCCTTGAAACAAAGCCCCATGTTTGAATACGGAGATGTGTTAGAAATCAAAGTGGCAGTGAACGACCATGGCCGGACCCCTCTGTCATGCACAGCCACTGTCCGGTTCATCATTTCAGATGTGGAGCCACTGGAGGAGCAGgtagtggtggttcttgaagcaagTGAAGAAAAGGAAGAGCTTGATTTTGAAACTTCACTCTTCATCATTGTGCTTCTGGGGGTCGGGTGTGTCACGCTGTTGGCTGCCATTGTGGCAGTGGCCTTGTCGCGCAGGAATGCCCCAAGAGGTGGCACCATCAGTAAAATGGAAGGTGGTTCTTACTTCAAAAAGACCCCTCTACCATCACATAGCATTGACTCTTCTGACTCAAACAGTTTCTCTGGAGGCAGTACCACCATCACCGAGCACATCTCCACCACGAGGGACGACACTTATTCTTATGAAGAGGAGCACAGCAGAGACTCTGACAATAAG GTGTTTCGACCACTCTTCAACAAGGCCAAATTTGAGCCTGTTGCCATTTGGCAAGGAGACAGATACACTCTTCAAATGAG TGGGATTGGGCCCACTGACCAAACAAGCGTGAAGGACAGCGGGAAAGGAGACAGTGACTTCAACGACAGCGACTCTGATGCTAGTGGAGAAGCCAGTCGGAAAATGACCTCTATTAGCCACCAGCGAGCTAGCA GTTCATTCCACCCTGGACCAACAGATGGACCATACAGAAACCGAGAGCTCCCAACGCATGCTAGCAGCACTCATTTGGGCAATGGCAGATACACTATAGCATATCGGACAACAGCCTACGGCCACCATCCAGTTGCCCCACACCAAGGGCCTTCATGGAGGGACTACAGTTATAATTCCATGCTCCCACGTGCCTCCGAACAAATTCCAGGATCAATGTGTCAAAAAATGGGGACACTTCCTCCCCAGTTCTACTATTACCAGCATAAAGTGCAAGCTCACGTGGACAGACAAGCCACATCTGCTACAGAACACATGACAGATGTGAATGCCACACCGGTAACTTCCTTTTGA